A window of Gossypium hirsutum isolate 1008001.06 chromosome D13, Gossypium_hirsutum_v2.1, whole genome shotgun sequence genomic DNA:
TATTCAGCAAGTAAACAGATGTGTTTACTACTTCTGCCCAAAAGTTGTTAGGCATTTTGGCCTTAAACAGAAGGCATCTAACCATATCGAGAACAGTTCTGTTTCTCCTCTCACAAacaccattttgctgtggtgtgtaGATAGTGGTCAATTGATGTAGGATGCCAGCATCATCACAAATCTTCTGGAACCTCTGAGACACATACTCAGCTCCATTGTCTGACCTTATACTTTTAAGCTTGCAGTTAGCTTGATTTTTTGCCAAAGCTTTGAACTTGCAAAAGAAGTCAGTAACATCTGACTTATGTTTTAGAAAGCTTACCCAGCAAAACCTTGTGTCGTCATCAATGAACAAGACAAAGTACCTGCAGCCATTTAGTGAGCTGGTCTTTATTGGTCCACAGATGTCTGTATGAACCAACTAAAGTTTCTCCTGGCCTCTCCATGCCTTGTTGACTGGAAAAGGCAGTCTGGTTTGCTTGCCAAGCTGACAGACTTCACATATTTCTTTCTTTGGCTCGAACTTGGCCATTTCTTCAACCAAATTCAGTTTTTGCATTTGCCCGAGTGAGTTGTAGTTCACATGCCCCATTCTTTTATGCCACAAGCTTGCCTCATCAGTCTGAACTGCATATGCTCTTGCTTGTAACTGATTCACATCCACATTGAAAGTTCTGTCTTGCATAGCTACTGTTGCTAACACTTGGTCAGTAGCATCTTTGATTATACAAGTTTGCCTTCAAACAGGAGAGAATAACCCTTCTCCAGTAGCTGACCAACACTCAACAAATTTTGGTCAATGTCAGGTTTATAAAGAACTTTAGAGATAGTTTTAATACCTGACTTGGTGCAAATCACTGCCTTGCCCTTGCCTTTGGCCTTGAGAAGCTCACTATTTCCAATTCTGACATCGGACTCAAAACAGGTGTCAAGCTCATTGAACATGCTTTCATCTGAAGCCATATGATGAGTGCATCCACTATCGATCAGCCAAATCTTGCTGACTTTGCTCGAGCTTGCAAAGCAGGAGGCTGTGAAGACATGTTCTTCCCGTGCCTCGATGTCCTTagcagcttgagcttgactctgATGCTGTGACTGAGCTTTTGGTTTGTTCTTACACACTTTTTCAATATGGCCTAGTTGTTTGCAGCCTCTACACTGAATATCAGGCCTGTACCAGCAATATTTCTCAAGGTGAGTTGTTTTTTTGCAATGAGCACAAGGTGGAAACTTCTTCTTGACAGCTTCCTTcttccatctttctttcttttctaaccAATGCTTCTTGCCTTTGTGATTTAAGCTCGAACTCAAGCTCTCTCTGCTCCTAGCATGAAAAGCACCCTCAAAATACTCCTCCATTCTgtttgctcttctttgctcttgtacATAGAGAGCATTTATCAGCTCTATCAAGGGAATGGCTGATAAGTCCCTCGAGTCCTCCAAGGAAGAAATCTTTGATTCATACTTCTCTGGCAGGGTTGTTATGACTTTTTCCACTACCCTCTGATCACTGAAGTCATCCCCAAGCAGTCTTATGTTGTTGACAGTAGCCATAATTCTGTCAGTATACTGGTTGATGGTTTCTGAGTCTTTCCTTCTCAGATTCTCAAAATCCCTTCTCAAGTTGATAAGTTGCTGCTGCCTGGTTTTGTCTGaaccttgaaactcctccttgagTTTATCCCAGGCCTTATTTGGAGAGTCACAGGCCATTATCCTTGTGAATATTACATCTGTAACTCCACTTTGTAGGCATGACATAGCTTTGTACTTCTTTGCACAGTCTTCATTGTGCTGCCTTATTTGAGCTATCGTTGGATTAACTCTCAAAGGTGGTGGTTCTGCATCATTTTAAACAACATTCCACAGGTCATGTACCTGTagatatgttttcatttttacaaCCCATATGTTGTAGCTTTCACCAGTAAACACATGTGGGGGTGGTGGTGAAAAGCTCATCTTCACGCAGCTTCTAAACACTGAGCAACAAAGATAGCTCCTGTTTCTTTTCGTTCAAGCACTTAGCCTCAACAAACACAACACACAGCAAAAGGCTCTCAAAGACAACAGGCTCTCGATACTATTTGTTGGTTTTTAACTTAGCAACAAGGTTCAAAAACGATCAAAACAATTGTTTAAgtgtttgaaagcttaaaaacagAAGCAAAACTAGCTGAAAAATGAATGAACAAAGTGTTTTTTTCATTACCCGAATAAGAACATAGTTGCTTACATAAATAgatcaaaaatacatagaaagaaaaaaaagcttaCTTGTGCAAGTAACTAAAGGTTTACATCAACTTAATAATAACCTAAAAAAGCTACAAAATCAGCTAAGCACACAATTAATCTTAGCTGACCAAAGCATAAAATGATTACAACTTTAACTATcaaaagtcaacaaaataaaaacatgttGATGTCGAATTGCACCATGGACACTAGCATGCATCGACTGGATTTTTGGTTCTCTTCATGCAACGTACACTTTGCATGGTTTTTTGCATGTAGCTACTATTGTTGCCACCTTCGAACAAGTGTATGTATCTCTTTCTCCCCCAACACTATGAAAGttgtaaattttcaattttagttaaacaataattttatattccattaaaaattttcattttatttatcagGTTGGCCATGGAGTCAAAGCAGCAATACATGCAGGAGTAGAAAGAAGGGATCTTTTCATTACATCCAAGCTATGGTGCACCGAGTTGAGTCCAGAACGAGTTCGACCTGCTTTATTGAACACTCTCCAACAACTCCAACTTGAATACCTTGATCTTTACCTGGTAATCTGATCAAAATATCATTTACATCGACATGTTCGATGATGAAATGCCTGAAAGATTTTTCATTATAGATACATTGGCTATTTAGGCTAGCAGATGGAGCAAGCAGACCACCTAAACCAGGTGACGTACAAGAAATGGACATGGAAGGTGTTTGTAGAGAAATGGAGGGACTTATAAAAGACAAGCTGGTTAGAGACATTGGTGTGTGTAATTTTacattgaagaagatgaacaagtTGCTTGGTCTTGCTGAAACTATGCCATCTATTTGTCAAATGGAAATGCATCCTGGTTGGAGGAATGATAAGATGTTGGAAGCTTGTAAACAGAATGGCATCCATGTCACTGTAAGATCTGATTTACCATATCATACATttggaatgaataaattaatcattgGATAttcatgatgatgatgatggattTGCAGGCATATTCACCACTTGGTTCACAAGAAGGTGGTAGAGACCTAATCCATGATGAAACAGTGGATAGAATAGCAAAGAAGCTGAACAAAACCCCAGGACAAGTGCTGGTAAAATGGGCTATACAAAGGGGAACCAGTGTCATACCCAAATCAAACAACCCTGATAGGATCAAAGAAAACATTAAGGTGTTTGGGTGGGAATTGCCACAAGAGGATTTTCAAGCTCTTTGTAACATCCCTGATTAGGTAATAATAACAATACATATATCAgttttgttttgtaataattAAAACTAGGTTTGCAGGTTGATTGATGAAAgggttgtttttgtttcttctttttgcaGAAGAGAGTGTTGCACGGAGAACAATTGTTTGTGAACAAGAACGCAGGGCCTTTAAGAAGTGTGGCTGATGTATGGGATCATGAAGATtagtaataatataatcccaTTTTACAATGTTGATGTGCTTATCAATGAATACgacgacgacgatgatgatgattCCATGTGTGTTTGTAGTGATGATGATATGTAACCAAAAGTACttagatttgaaataaaaataaataaatcctgTTTGAGAAAAAAAGTCTGATTTATAATACACAAAGCAAGGAATATGGGAAAACAGAGAGTAAAACATATATTTTTAGTATCAGCTAATGTTCTCTTACTTAGAGTACACTCAAACCCATTGCATCCCATTCTTAGTAATTATAAAGAAGAAACATATATAGGTATAGGCAACCCACCGTTGAAGCAAAGTACCATAGCAAGTTCAAAGAGACTCCTACAAATAAACATTTGGAATCTCTCCCTTCTAATTTTCTGCTTTCTTTGagttattcaatttcaatttttctttctctACCACATCGAAAAAGACAGAGAGGAAGGAGAAATGGAAGAGCTAAAGAACTATGGGCATCAACATCCACTGTTGACGTTAAATGAAGAGCAGTTGCTTGGCAATGGCAATGGAGTTGTTGATTGCTCAAGGTGTGGGGAGAAGGTGTCAGCTCCATGTTTTCGCT
This region includes:
- the LOC107940477 gene encoding aldose reductase isoform X2 → MITTLTIKSQQNKNMLMSNCTMDTSMHRLDFWFSSCNVHFAWFFACSYYCCHLRTSVGHGVKAAIHAGVERRDLFITSKLWCTELSPERVRPALLNTLQQLQLEYLDLYLIHWLFRLADGASRPPKPGDVQEMDMEGVCREMEGLIKDKLVRDIGVCNFTLKKMNKLLGLAETMPSICQMEMHPGWRNDKMLEACKQNGIHVTAYSPLGSQEGGRDLIHDETVDRIAKKLNKTPGQVLVKWAIQRGTSVIPKSNNPDRIKENIKVFGWELPQEDFQALCNIPDQKRVLHGEQLFVNKNAGPLRSVADVWDHED
- the LOC107940477 gene encoding aldose reductase isoform X4, giving the protein MAQATFMAEDQKIESFRLPSGHTIPAIGLGTWRSGSQADNSVKIAILEGGYRHIDTAWEYGVQESVGHGVKAAIHAGVERRDLFITSKLWCTELSPERVRPALLNTLQQLQLEYLDLYLIHWLFRLADGASRPPKPGDVQEMDMEGVCREMEGLIKDKLVRDIGVCNFTLKKMNKLLGLAETMPSICQMEMHPGWRNDKMLEACKQNGIHVTAYSPLGSQEGGRDLIHDETVDRIAKKLNKTPGQVLVKWAIQRGTSVIPKSNNPDRIKENIKVFGWELPQEDFQALCNIPD
- the LOC107940477 gene encoding aldose reductase isoform X1, whose protein sequence is MAQATFMAEDQKIESFRLPSGHTIPAIGLGTWRSGSQADNSVKIAILEGGYRHIDTAWEYGVQESVGHGVKAAIHAGVERRDLFITSKLWCTELSPERVRPALLNTLQQLQLEYLDLYLIHWLFRLADGASRPPKPGDVQEMDMEGVCREMEGLIKDKLVRDIGVCNFTLKKMNKLLGLAETMPSICQMEMHPGWRNDKMLEACKQNGIHVTAYSPLGSQEGGRDLIHDETVDRIAKKLNKTPGQVLVKWAIQRGTSVIPKSNNPDRIKENIKVFGWELPQEDFQALCNIPDQKRVLHGEQLFVNKNAGPLRSVADVWDHED
- the LOC107940477 gene encoding aldose reductase isoform X3; amino-acid sequence: MAQATFMAEDQKIESFRLPSGHTIPAIGLGTWRSGSQADNSVKIAILEVGHGVKAAIHAGVERRDLFITSKLWCTELSPERVRPALLNTLQQLQLEYLDLYLIHWLFRLADGASRPPKPGDVQEMDMEGVCREMEGLIKDKLVRDIGVCNFTLKKMNKLLGLAETMPSICQMEMHPGWRNDKMLEACKQNGIHVTAYSPLGSQEGGRDLIHDETVDRIAKKLNKTPGQVLVKWAIQRGTSVIPKSNNPDRIKENIKVFGWELPQEDFQALCNIPDQKRVLHGEQLFVNKNAGPLRSVADVWDHED